In Isosphaera pallida ATCC 43644, the sequence CCATCCCCGCGGTCGTCTTCCAAGTGCCCTCGTTCAAGGGATACGCCAAGGTCAACCTGCGGGACGCGATGGGACTGACTCGGCGCTTGGGATCGGAAACCCGTCAGTCAACCCCTTTGGTTTCGCCACCAACCGCGTCGCTCGTCGATCAAGGAGTCGTCGCCCTGGCTGCCTCCCGCGAGCCTTTCGACGATCAACCACCCACCCGCGCTGACTTCGACCCCAACACCGCTCGACACGCCACCAATCCTTCCGCCGATTCGCTCACCGGCATTGAGACCGAAACCAACGGATCGGCAATCCCCACGAACCCCAACGCCGAACTCAATGACCGCCACCTTCGTCGCGCCTTCGGCGGCAACAAGGTGGTCAACCCCGACACCCGCGCCGCTGATCGTCTCATCGATCAGGTGATCGACGCACGCTATCCCCGCGCACCAGGCGCTCAAAGTGAATTCTCTGTTCCTCCGACCTCCTCCTGGTTTCGCCGTCCCTAATCCCAACCGCGTTGGTTCGATGAGGGAATAAGGGCAACGAAAATTGGTCGTGTGCTCGACGCTGCGACGCCGATGATTGCCAGCTAAGGACGCGGCCACGATCACGATGATGAACGGTGAATGCGGGAAGCCGAGCCGATGGCCGACGACGTGGTTTGACACGTTGCTGGAAAATTTGTTAAAGAGAAACGGCAACCATCCGCCGATCGAGTGAAGATGATCGGACGCGGCTCCACCCCGTTTGAAATGGTTTTAACTTTCAACGTCAGCCGTTCGGTTTGATCGTTCCGTTCCGTGCGTGATTCAACGGATCGTCGCAAGGTTGGAAGGCGAGCACCATCGGTCAAGGAGGTCACGATGTTGGGTTGGACGCCCTCCCGCGCAGTGTCAATGTTGATGTCGCTGGGCATGATGGTCGGGGTGTGGGAAGTGCCATTGGCCTCACCCGCGGCCCGTGCGGAATTGATGGAGCCGACTCCGTTGCAAGCGGAGAAAGCCGAACAGATCGTCTCGGCGCTGAACTTCGAGCTCTACGGTCGATCCGACGCGCCGGGGATCTACTCCAACGGAAGTCTTCCAGTCATTTTCAACCTGTTTCAGACCAGTTTTGTTTTGAACAACCCCACGCCGTTCGGCTCGCCCAACTGGTTGTCGCAAGATCGGATCGCGGCGGTGTCCGCTCAAGTGATTAGTACGGTGGGCAACGCGACTCACCTTGACTTAATCCGAATTGTGACGAAGTGGGGCACGCCCGAGGCGACCTTCTCTGTGCCGAACAACGTGAGTTTTTCCGGCGGGCGAGCCGGGGTGGGCGGTATTCAGTTGGGGACGTTCGGCGGGGATCTGAACCCCAACCAACCAGGCTTCCTGGCACCCAACGTCCTTCATCGCCCGACTCAGAACCTTCGTTACGACGGCCAGGGCACACCCGCCATCGGTAATGATTTTGGTCGGTTGATGTATCAATCCGACGGGGTTCAACTGACCGGCTTCCAAGTGCTGCTCAATACGTCTTACGTTGCCCGTGTCTTCGGCTTGCCCGCCCCGCCGGAACTCGGGTCGGTCGTTCTCAACCTGCAACGCGGCGGGGGATCGCGCATTGAGGCATTGATCTTTCGTCCTTTCGGCGATGACAGCAGCGTTGATCCCGTTCCCAACGACGGCGCTGTCCCCGAGCCGGGTTCAATCGTTTTGGCGTCACTGGCGTTGGTCGCGGCCGGCGTCTGGCGTGTTTATCGTCCATCGCAACGCCAACCCATCCGGTGAACCACCCCCACCCTTTCACCAACACTCGTGTCCAACGCCAAGCGAGAGACGTTTCGTTGATTGAATAAGTCGCGTTTTGCCGAAAGACGATGACGATTCCTCCGTTCGCGTCATACCCCTCATCTCTCATCGATAAAATGAGGGGTCTAGTGATCGTGAGGCGATCGTCGGCCGGGATCGGGTGGAGTTGCGCTTCCCAAACGCCTTCGGGAGGCGCGATGGTGATTCCCCCCTCCCACATCGTCCGGCTCGGAAGCCTGCGGAACCATCAAAATGAGATCGAACTGCACTCGTCCATCCACCAAAGCTGAAGTGGGTGTCACCAATCCTCCGTAGACGACGTAAAACAACATTGGCGGTTCGTTCAACTCGACATACGGGGTGACAAGCTCATCTGGCTGATGCGGGCCAGATCGTGTTCCCGACCCTTTGGGAAGGGCGGCCGCCGTCAAGTTCCCGAGCGAACTTGACGAAAATGCCGGGCAATCCTGAACGTGTTCCAACTTCAAAGGATCGCGGCGCGATGCTGACTCGTCTCGCCATACTCGTACCAAGCCCCGGTGCGATCCCGCTCTTCGTTGTCCTGACGACATCGATCTGGGCGGGGTCTGCTCACGCCAATTTATTGACCGGCAACCCGCTGGATGACGCCTGGGAGTTTTTCGGAAATTCCGCGGATCCGGGGATTTACGCGGCCGGAAGCTCCTCCATCAATTTCAACCTGTATCGAGCCGCATTCTTTGTGGACTCACCCTTGACGTTTGGTTCACCCAACTGGATGTCGCGGGATGTCGTGTTGGGAGTGGGAGGGGTGATTCTCAGCGCCTCGGGGAACGACGCGCGGTTGGATCTGATCCGCTTCGTCACCAAGTGGGGGACTCCCCAAGCCACCTTCAGTCCAGGCAATGTCAGCTTCTCGGGTGGGGCCGGTGGGGCCGGCAGCCTCCAGTTGGCAACCTTGGGCGGCAATCTCGACCCTAATCTGTCCGGCTTCCTCGCGCCGGGGCTGCTGCACCGCTTCACCGACAATCGCCGTTTCGATGGAACCAGTTCGGTGCTTCTGGCCAACGACGATTTCGGACGCTTCATCTATCTGCCGAACGGCCCTAACCTGGGATCATTTCAGGTTTTGATTAACATCAGTTATGTTCAGCGCGTGTTTGGCCTCCCTGCACCGCAGGAATACACGGCAATGGTAATGAACTTGCAGCGTGGCGGGGGGGCGCGGATTGAAGCCATTGTGCTAAACACAGGAGTTCCCGAACCGGGGACGTTGACTCTGGGGATGCTGATTGCGTCTGGAATGGTGGTGGCGGTGGCGCGTCGGCGTTCGATTCCAACCACTCGGACTTGAACCCAATCGCTTCGGTTGCTCGTCACACGCCGTTCAAGGCCTCGACGGGTGGGTTAGACCGGACCCTTCAAGGAATCAACCCGCCCGTCGTGTTGTCACACCTCAGCGTGTAACCAAAAACTATGCCCCACTGGAAGTGGGAGGCCCCAACGTCCCACCCAAGCGGTTTCCCAGGCGGCGATGGCATGGGCCAATCGAGACGACCTGGTGCGATCGCCGTTAGAATCGAGAACCAATCCCCGACCGGCGGGATGTCCCGAAGCCGTTGGACTTCGTCTCCAACCCCGCTTCAGCAACGCGCGGAGTTCCTCGTAGAGCGATCCGACCGCGTTGGCCCGCGAGCTTCGTCGAACTCTCAAACCAGCGTTGGCGCACCATTTGAACAGCTCGCGTGGATGGATCGGCTGCTCCTCTCGCGCCACGGAAGAGACGCGGCATCGAAACAGGGGTGGAGCGTTGGAGCGCAACACCAGATGTCCCCCCGGCCGCAGGACGCGACTGATTTCCAAAAGCAGGGCGGGGCGACTGGCGATCGGCAGATGTTGAATTACGTCCAAACACATCACGAAATCAACGGATTGGCTTGCAACGGGTAAGCGTTCGCCCGCACCGCGGACGAGATAGGGAATCCGATTCTTTGAAATAGACGCCGATTGCCTGAAATGGGCGTGAATCAACGCTTCGGCAACTGGCTCCACTCCAATGACGCGCTGGAGTTCCGAACGTCTGGCCAGTCGTTCCAAAGTCGCTCCCGCTCCGCAACCAAGATCCAACGCCACGCCGTTTCGCCGACCGATCAAGATACGATCCAGCCAAGCGGTTTCAATCGCCGCCATCAGGCGCCACCACCAATGGCCTTGCTCAAGATGAACAAGAATCCGAAAATAAAGGTGAGGATCTGTTTCGAGACGCGCGGAACCAAGAATAGTCATCGACATGGATTGGACTCGGAACGAATGGCGGTAAGTTGCCAAAGTGGTCCATACTCCGTCAGCAAACTACGAAGAAGAGACTGGCGACAGGCGACCGCGTAAACCGAATGCAGCCGCTCCCAACCATGCGCTGCTTGGGAGAGCCACCGTCGAGTCACGCTCGCGGGTTGCACCACGACGCTTGACCAGGCCGAACAGTCGAACCAGGAGGCCGCCTCCCGAGCAGTTCGACAGCGGGGTTTCCAAAACGGTGATGAAGGTGATGCGGAGGAGAAGATGCAGGGTGGTCGAAGAGACCGAGATTGGCGCACGCCGTGGGGATCGTCTAGCCATTGGCGTCGATTGGGCGACCACAGAATCACTCGGCCTCCCGGCCGGACGACACGCCGCAACTCAGTCACCACCACTTGCGGGTCGTCAAGATGCTCCACCAGGGAGTCGGCCACGGCCGCATCGAACCAGCCGTGACGAAACGGCAGCCGTTCAGCTTGAGCGGCAATCAAGCGGATCGAAGCTCTGGCGGTATATCCAGAACCGATTGTCCGAGTAGATCCTGAAACAAAACCAAGCTCACGCAGTCGTCGTTTCGCCACCACCAGCCAGCGCGATGCCAGATCGACTCCCTCCAGTCGCCAGTCGGATCGAACGCGGGCCGCCGCCGCCAAGAATCCGCCCGACCCGCAACCGATCTCCAGAACCCGTCCACCGTAAGGCACATGTTCACAAATTTGACTCACGAGACCTTCCGCTCGAACTTCCGCTCGATCCAGGTGAGCAAGGAACCGTTCGCGGCGGGGGTCGCCCGTGATGGCGTAATACACCCGAGCCAGGTCCAACGCGCTGAGGTGCTGACGTTGAGCCAGGGTGTCGAGCAGTTCAGCCCGCCGCCGCTCCGCGTCTAAAGGCAAGTAACGATCGGACGTATCCCGAACGTCCGGTAAACCCGCCGTCAGCGTGAGCAGACGGCCACATCGAGGGCATTCGTTCAGGCTTCCGTCTAAACGAGCGTCCAAGGGGGTCCAACACGACGGCTCGGGACAAATCAAGTCGTCCCAGTCCGCACGGATCCGTTTCTTGGTCACGCGGGGGAGCTTGATAACCATCGCCGCGTCTTCTCCCACGAGGTCCGCAGTTGGCGAATCGAGCGTCGAGGGACCATCCACCAGTCTCCCCACGACCCCATCCAGCGCGCGGCCACATCGGGATTGCGAAGGTGATACGCATCGATTCGTGGCAAAACGAGCGGACAATCGCTCGGACGGGGACGTCCCAACCGTGTCCCCAGACCGATTCGATGAAACTCCCCCACAATCCGTCGGGTCCGTCGATCCCAGTCGCCATAGGGATAAGCAAACGGGGCATCATCGAACGCTGCGGACAACTCCGCGGCGATCCGTTCCCGCGCGCGGAGAAGATCGTCGCGGAGCGTTGCCGAATCCAATTGAGTGACGGGATGATGATCCCACCCGTGCGAAGCAAAGCGAATCCCCCGCTCAGCCAATTCCCGACACTCCGACCAGGTCAACAACCGTTGCCGGGGAACCCTGATACGACATCCAGGAAAATCATTCCATCCTCCCACACGTCCCGCGACCAGAAATACGGTGGCCGACAATCCCAACCGCTCCAAA encodes:
- a CDS encoding PEP-CTERM sorting domain-containing protein → MLGWTPSRAVSMLMSLGMMVGVWEVPLASPAARAELMEPTPLQAEKAEQIVSALNFELYGRSDAPGIYSNGSLPVIFNLFQTSFVLNNPTPFGSPNWLSQDRIAAVSAQVISTVGNATHLDLIRIVTKWGTPEATFSVPNNVSFSGGRAGVGGIQLGTFGGDLNPNQPGFLAPNVLHRPTQNLRYDGQGTPAIGNDFGRLMYQSDGVQLTGFQVLLNTSYVARVFGLPAPPELGSVVLNLQRGGGSRIEALIFRPFGDDSSVDPVPNDGAVPEPGSIVLASLALVAAGVWRVYRPSQRQPIR
- a CDS encoding class I SAM-dependent methyltransferase gives rise to the protein MSMTILGSARLETDPHLYFRILVHLEQGHWWWRLMAAIETAWLDRILIGRRNGVALDLGCGAGATLERLARRSELQRVIGVEPVAEALIHAHFRQSASISKNRIPYLVRGAGERLPVASQSVDFVMCLDVIQHLPIASRPALLLEISRVLRPGGHLVLRSNAPPLFRCRVSSVAREEQPIHPRELFKWCANAGLRVRRSSRANAVGSLYEELRALLKRGWRRSPTASGHPAGRGLVLDSNGDRTRSSRLAHAIAAWETAWVGRWGLPLPVGHSFWLHAEV
- a CDS encoding class I SAM-dependent methyltransferase, with product MVIKLPRVTKKRIRADWDDLICPEPSCWTPLDARLDGSLNECPRCGRLLTLTAGLPDVRDTSDRYLPLDAERRRAELLDTLAQRQHLSALDLARVYYAITGDPRRERFLAHLDRAEVRAEGLVSQICEHVPYGGRVLEIGCGSGGFLAAAARVRSDWRLEGVDLASRWLVVAKRRLRELGFVSGSTRTIGSGYTARASIRLIAAQAERLPFRHGWFDAAVADSLVEHLDDPQVVVTELRRVVRPGGRVILWSPNRRQWLDDPHGVRQSRSLRPPCIFSSASPSSPFWKPRCRTAREAASWFDCSAWSSVVVQPASVTRRWLSQAAHGWERLHSVYAVACRQSLLRSLLTEYGPLWQLTAIRSESNPCR
- a CDS encoding polysaccharide deacetylase family protein — its product is MILTFDDGLCTIRRAVPILERLGLSATVFLVAGRVGGWNDFPGCRIRVPRQRLLTWSECRELAERGIRFASHGWDHHPVTQLDSATLRDDLLRARERIAAELSAAFDDAPFAYPYGDWDRRTRRIVGEFHRIGLGTRLGRPRPSDCPLVLPRIDAYHLRNPDVAARWMGSWGDWWMVPRRSIRQLRTSWEKTRRWLSSSPA